A genome region from Rhizobium sp. NXC14 includes the following:
- a CDS encoding LysR family transcriptional regulator, producing MLTLRQIEVIRAIMVTGSIAGAAKLLNVSAPGLSRLMKYTEDSLGIRLFDRRAGRFVPTSQARNIFDLLDVVHRKIDDLQSAVAGLGRGQSQELCIASVPSIANVMVPRTVARLRQRFPDLGLDLNILKIEEAIDYLLLGRGELVAISSRFDHPLIEFEPLASGRLLCIVPETSPLAIKDKITPQEMSEYPLIGINPKDPYGAVMAAMFTDNHVDYQMNIKARFGTTVCSLVAAGLGIAIIDEFTVAHGVVRGLKSIEIDADSIFHTFIAYRKDLPLSVYAEDFRSLLRQEMNSVSSLKSPEKKTKRRNSRS from the coding sequence ATGCTCACACTCCGACAAATCGAGGTCATACGAGCCATCATGGTCACCGGCAGCATAGCGGGCGCCGCCAAGCTTCTCAACGTGTCCGCTCCCGGCCTCAGCCGCCTGATGAAATACACGGAAGATTCGCTTGGGATCCGGCTTTTCGACCGGCGAGCCGGCCGTTTTGTTCCCACCTCGCAGGCGCGCAACATTTTCGATCTGCTTGACGTGGTGCACCGGAAGATCGACGATCTGCAATCGGCCGTCGCGGGACTGGGCCGAGGCCAAAGCCAGGAGCTTTGCATCGCCTCCGTGCCGAGCATCGCCAATGTCATGGTCCCGAGGACAGTCGCGAGATTGCGGCAACGTTTTCCGGATCTCGGGCTCGACCTCAACATACTCAAGATTGAAGAGGCTATCGATTACCTGCTTCTCGGCCGCGGCGAACTGGTCGCGATCTCCTCGCGCTTCGACCATCCGCTGATCGAATTCGAGCCGCTGGCGAGCGGCCGGCTCCTATGTATCGTCCCGGAGACGAGCCCACTTGCGATCAAAGACAAGATCACGCCCCAGGAGATGTCCGAATATCCACTCATCGGCATCAATCCCAAGGACCCGTATGGGGCAGTCATGGCGGCGATGTTCACAGACAATCATGTCGATTACCAGATGAACATCAAGGCTCGCTTCGGCACGACGGTCTGCAGCCTCGTCGCAGCCGGGCTGGGGATCGCGATCATCGATGAATTCACCGTGGCGCATGGCGTCGTTCGCGGGTTGAAAAGCATCGAGATCGACGCCGACAGCATCTTTCACACCTTCATTGCCTACCGCAAGGATCTACCCCTTTCCGTCTATGCAGAGGATTTCCGATCGCTTCTTCGCCAGGAGATGAACAGCGTCAGTTCACTCAAATCTCCCGAGAAAAAGACGAAACGGAGGAATAGCCGGAGCTAG
- a CDS encoding cupin domain-containing protein, translated as MKYYLLPLLLASAHTAPALADNVPGAKNAKVTLVYEHALPDVPGKSIRGVLVEYGPGGYSPAHTHAKSAIIYATVLEGAVKSQINGGPVRTFKAGESFTELPGDHHGVSANASDKEPSKLLAVFVVNTDEKVLTIPDQK; from the coding sequence ATGAAATACTATCTTCTCCCGCTGCTCCTGGCTTCCGCTCACACCGCTCCGGCACTTGCCGACAACGTGCCGGGGGCCAAGAACGCGAAGGTCACGCTCGTCTATGAGCATGCGCTTCCAGATGTTCCAGGTAAGAGCATTCGGGGCGTCCTCGTCGAATACGGTCCCGGCGGCTACTCTCCGGCACACACGCATGCGAAGTCGGCGATCATCTATGCGACGGTCCTGGAAGGTGCCGTGAAGAGCCAGATCAACGGAGGCCCAGTTCGGACCTTCAAGGCTGGCGAAAGCTTCACGGAATTGCCGGGCGACCATCACGGCGTCAGTGCAAATGCCAGTGACAAGGAGCCGTCGAAACTGCTGGCGGTGTTCGTCGTCAATACCGACGAGAAGGTGCTGACCATCCCGGATCAGAAGTAA
- a CDS encoding shikimate dehydrogenase, with translation MTGIIPSGNTRLFPVVGDPIAQVRSPAAITGLLADRQQDAVVVPMHVNACDLSHLFRALHSVHNIGGILVTVPHKQAAFTLCTTASDRAVFVEAANVVRRTKEGWHGDNTDGLGYLDGIEAEGFSVADRKCLLVGCGGAGSAIAVEIMRRGAAVLAIHDIDVARRDTVVAKLEQQFPGRVRRGSADPTGYDLVANATPLGMRPHDPLPVDVSKLESWQFVACVITKPEMPPLIEEARRRGCRTMTGAGMFDAQAVTLVDFLLSRPAQPELHLKSG, from the coding sequence ATGACGGGTATCATCCCTTCGGGAAATACGAGGCTCTTTCCGGTTGTTGGCGACCCCATCGCTCAGGTTCGCTCGCCGGCCGCCATTACCGGCTTGCTTGCGGATCGTCAGCAGGACGCCGTCGTTGTCCCGATGCATGTCAACGCCTGCGATCTTTCTCATCTTTTTCGTGCGCTTCATTCGGTGCATAATATTGGAGGCATCCTCGTTACCGTTCCGCATAAGCAAGCCGCATTCACGCTTTGCACGACGGCGAGCGACCGTGCCGTCTTCGTAGAGGCGGCAAATGTCGTGCGCCGGACCAAGGAGGGCTGGCACGGCGACAATACGGACGGGCTTGGTTATCTCGACGGGATAGAAGCCGAGGGATTTTCCGTTGCCGATCGCAAATGCCTGCTGGTCGGCTGTGGCGGCGCCGGCTCGGCAATCGCGGTCGAGATCATGAGGCGTGGCGCCGCGGTGCTTGCCATACACGATATCGACGTTGCGCGGCGCGACACTGTCGTAGCAAAGCTCGAGCAGCAATTCCCGGGTCGTGTGCGCCGTGGCAGCGCCGATCCTACGGGCTATGATCTCGTCGCCAACGCGACGCCTCTCGGCATGCGGCCGCATGATCCCCTGCCGGTCGATGTCTCGAAGCTCGAGTCTTGGCAATTCGTAGCCTGCGTCATCACGAAGCCGGAAATGCCGCCGCTGATCGAAGAAGCCCGCCGGCGTGGATGCCGGACGATGACGGGCGCCGGAATGTTCGACGCGCAAGCCGTTACGCTTGTGGACTTTTTGCTGTCGCGACCGGCGCAACCGGAACTGCACTTGAAAAGTGGCTAG
- a CDS encoding helix-turn-helix domain-containing protein: MKNQTIEPRVYDEDECAGCTGPEAIDILRFQRAIRAITGKWKIEIVCILVEGPLRFGELRRRLPGVTQHMLTEQLRDLANNGIVIRNAFAEIPPRVEYELSQAGIDLMPMLREMRDWMLKYEHQLAAP; the protein is encoded by the coding sequence ATGAAGAATCAGACCATTGAGCCGCGTGTCTACGACGAAGACGAATGCGCGGGATGCACTGGCCCGGAGGCGATCGATATCCTGCGCTTCCAGCGCGCCATTCGTGCAATTACCGGCAAGTGGAAGATCGAAATCGTCTGCATCCTGGTCGAAGGGCCGCTCCGGTTCGGCGAATTGCGCCGACGGCTACCGGGGGTGACTCAGCATATGCTGACCGAGCAGCTGCGCGACCTCGCCAACAACGGCATCGTGATCCGCAATGCCTTCGCGGAGATTCCGCCTCGCGTCGAGTACGAGCTATCGCAGGCCGGGATCGACCTGATGCCGATGCTTCGCGAGATGCGTGACTGGATGCTCAAATATGAGCATCAATTGGCGGCGCCCTGA
- the dinB gene encoding DNA polymerase IV, which translates to MNDTSSTPVRKIIHVDMDAYYASVEQRDNPELRGKPIAVGGSAARGVVAAASYEARKFGVHSAMPSVTAKRKCPELIFVPPRFDVYKAVSQQIREIFAEYTPLIEPLSLDEAYLDVTHNLKGMEIATEIALEIRARIKQVTGLNASAGISYNKFLAKMASDLNKPNGQAVITPKNGPAFVQQLPVKKFHGVGPATAEKMRRLGIDTGADLKEKTLEFLVEHFGKSGPYFYGIARGIDERQVKPNRVRKSVGAEDTFSQDLHAYEPAREGLQPLIEKVWGYCEANGIGAKTVTLKVKYADFNQISRSKTVVAPLPAISDLEEIVGLLLGPIFPPRKGIRLLGVTLSSLERQASGREPQLRLAL; encoded by the coding sequence ATGAACGACACGAGCTCAACCCCGGTCCGAAAAATCATCCATGTAGATATGGATGCCTATTACGCATCGGTCGAGCAGCGCGATAATCCGGAGTTACGCGGCAAGCCGATCGCCGTCGGCGGATCCGCGGCGCGGGGCGTGGTGGCGGCCGCGAGCTATGAGGCCCGCAAATTCGGCGTCCACTCGGCAATGCCGTCGGTGACTGCCAAACGAAAATGTCCGGAGCTGATTTTCGTGCCACCGCGCTTCGACGTCTACAAGGCTGTATCCCAGCAGATCCGTGAGATCTTTGCCGAATATACACCTCTCATCGAGCCGCTGTCGCTCGACGAAGCCTATCTCGACGTGACGCATAATCTCAAGGGCATGGAGATCGCCACCGAGATCGCACTGGAGATCCGCGCCAGGATCAAACAAGTCACTGGCCTCAACGCGTCGGCTGGAATTTCCTACAACAAGTTCCTCGCCAAGATGGCAAGCGACCTCAACAAACCCAATGGCCAAGCCGTCATCACGCCAAAAAACGGGCCGGCCTTCGTTCAACAGCTTCCCGTCAAGAAATTCCATGGCGTCGGACCGGCGACGGCGGAAAAGATGCGTCGGCTCGGTATCGACACCGGCGCCGATCTCAAGGAGAAGACGCTCGAATTCCTGGTCGAACATTTCGGCAAGTCAGGACCCTATTTCTACGGCATTGCCCGCGGCATTGACGAGCGCCAGGTCAAGCCAAACCGAGTGCGGAAATCCGTCGGCGCCGAGGATACGTTTTCGCAGGATCTCCATGCGTACGAGCCGGCCCGCGAAGGACTCCAGCCGTTGATCGAAAAGGTATGGGGTTATTGCGAGGCCAATGGGATCGGCGCCAAGACGGTGACGCTCAAGGTCAAATATGCCGACTTCAACCAGATCAGCCGCAGCAAGACAGTTGTGGCCCCTCTGCCGGCGATCTCTGACCTCGAAGAGATCGTCGGCCTACTGCTGGGGCCGATCTTTCCGCCGCGCAAGGGTATTCGCCTGCTCGGTGTCACCCTGTCCTCTTTGGAACGGCAAGCTTCTGGAAGGGAGCCGCAGTTGCGGTTGGCGCTTTAG
- a CDS encoding aldehyde reductase has protein sequence MSKILVTGGSGFVGSHVVAKLLKEGHEVRTTIRSAGREAEVREMVRNAGLQVGKELSFSLADLTDDHGWPAAVAGCDYVLHVASPFPQQAPENEEELIVPARDGTLRVLRAARDAGVKRVVLTSSFAAIGYGHVNYDKVFDEEDWTNPNGPDVQPYIKSKVLAERAAWDFIDREAGALEMSVVNPVGIFGPVLGPDISASIAFIKQLLQGAPPLPGLSFGMVDVRDLADLHILAMTAEAARGQRFIGVSGDVVTLFDMAKTLREKLGELASMVQTPEMEKVASGPIRRSSSEKAMRVLGWRPRAQEETIIDTARSLFRYGVVSSI, from the coding sequence ATGAGCAAGATATTGGTTACAGGTGGTTCGGGTTTTGTCGGCAGTCACGTCGTTGCAAAGCTTCTGAAGGAAGGCCATGAGGTTCGTACGACAATACGCAGCGCCGGGCGTGAAGCCGAAGTTCGAGAAATGGTGCGCAATGCTGGCCTGCAGGTCGGCAAGGAGCTTTCTTTCAGCTTGGCGGATCTGACCGATGACCATGGCTGGCCGGCCGCCGTTGCCGGTTGCGACTATGTGCTCCACGTGGCTTCGCCATTTCCACAGCAAGCACCCGAGAACGAGGAAGAACTGATCGTTCCGGCCCGTGACGGCACCTTGCGCGTCCTGCGCGCCGCAAGAGATGCCGGTGTGAAGCGCGTCGTGCTGACTTCCTCCTTTGCAGCCATCGGCTACGGTCACGTCAACTACGACAAGGTCTTTGACGAGGAGGATTGGACCAACCCGAACGGGCCGGACGTGCAACCCTATATCAAATCGAAGGTCCTTGCCGAGCGAGCCGCCTGGGACTTCATCGACAGGGAGGCGGGCGCTCTCGAAATGTCGGTCGTCAACCCTGTGGGAATTTTCGGGCCGGTTCTGGGGCCGGACATTTCTGCCTCGATCGCTTTCATCAAACAGCTGCTGCAGGGCGCTCCGCCCCTGCCTGGCTTGAGCTTCGGCATGGTAGATGTCCGTGATCTGGCGGACCTACACATCCTTGCGATGACGGCGGAGGCGGCTAGGGGACAGCGCTTCATCGGTGTGAGCGGTGACGTCGTCACGCTCTTCGATATGGCGAAGACCCTCAGGGAAAAGCTGGGCGAACTCGCTTCGATGGTGCAAACACCGGAGATGGAAAAGGTAGCAAGCGGGCCCATTCGCAGGAGCAGCAGCGAGAAGGCTATGCGAGTGCTGGGATGGCGTCCTCGGGCTCAGGAGGAAACCATCATCGATACCGCCCGGAGTCTATTTCGTTATGGCGTCGTAAGCTCGATTTAA
- a CDS encoding ImuA family protein — MTITVATSNAVLDELREKIASLKGTGLRRQGVLPFGVAEIDAQLPGGGLAYGALHEVAGGGNGAIDGAAAALFIGGIAARTTGKVVWCLTRFDLFFPALAQVGLHPDRVIFVECDKEETVLASFEEALRYGGLGAVVAELVRLPMTASRRLQLAAEKSGTLGLVIRRWRRQTEASDFGMPTAAATRWRISVLPSEPLPVPGVGRARWLAELMRVRAGEGGEFIIGACDGQGRICLSSDTADRPDQASRSFALG; from the coding sequence ATGACCATAACCGTCGCCACTTCGAACGCCGTTCTTGACGAGTTGCGCGAGAAAATCGCCAGCCTGAAAGGGACAGGCTTGCGCCGTCAGGGCGTCCTGCCGTTCGGTGTTGCCGAGATCGATGCGCAGCTGCCCGGAGGTGGTCTGGCCTATGGCGCGCTGCATGAAGTGGCCGGCGGCGGCAATGGCGCGATCGATGGGGCTGCCGCGGCCCTCTTCATCGGTGGCATTGCGGCGCGCACCACCGGAAAGGTGGTCTGGTGCCTGACGCGCTTCGATCTCTTCTTTCCCGCGCTCGCCCAGGTCGGGCTTCATCCGGACCGCGTTATCTTCGTCGAGTGCGACAAGGAAGAGACGGTGCTCGCAAGCTTCGAGGAGGCGCTGCGCTATGGCGGGCTTGGCGCCGTCGTTGCCGAACTGGTGCGCCTGCCGATGACAGCCTCACGCCGGCTGCAGTTGGCGGCTGAAAAGTCCGGAACACTCGGACTGGTGATCCGCCGCTGGCGGCGGCAGACGGAAGCCTCCGACTTCGGCATGCCGACGGCGGCGGCAACGCGCTGGCGAATCTCGGTGCTGCCGTCTGAACCGCTTCCCGTGCCGGGCGTCGGCAGGGCGCGCTGGTTGGCGGAACTGATGCGGGTGAGGGCAGGCGAGGGAGGAGAATTCATTATCGGAGCATGCGATGGCCAGGGTCGTATCTGTCTTTCTTCCGACACTGCCGACCGACCGGATCAGGCGAGCCGATCCTTCGCTCTCGGTTGA
- a CDS encoding DUF4269 domain-containing protein, with product MAAMRVVIILRSSNLICMTRPPFTDALSRIKLLEILAPFDPHVAGTPPLGIDLPTSDIDVLCYAPDPHVFTRAVWDAYSTCDEFSVRQWTGRENPIIASFAAADWTFELFGQPLPVPEQHGWKHFQVEHRLLRIGGSRFHAAVMQLRADGMKTEPAFAATLGIEASNPYETLFEMAGWSDEALAALLRERGF from the coding sequence ATGGCGGCGATGCGCGTTGTAATAATCCTTCGCTCGAGTAATTTGATCTGCATGACGAGACCTCCCTTTACGGACGCGTTAAGCCGCATAAAGCTTCTGGAGATTTTGGCTCCATTCGATCCCCACGTCGCGGGTACGCCGCCTCTGGGCATTGATCTGCCCACCAGCGATATAGACGTCCTCTGCTACGCTCCAGATCCACATGTATTCACCCGAGCCGTTTGGGATGCATATTCCACATGCGATGAATTTTCCGTCCGACAGTGGACCGGTCGAGAAAACCCGATCATCGCCTCGTTTGCCGCCGCTGATTGGACGTTCGAACTATTTGGTCAGCCTCTGCCGGTGCCCGAGCAGCACGGCTGGAAGCATTTTCAGGTGGAGCACCGGCTGCTGAGGATCGGCGGAAGCCGCTTCCACGCGGCAGTAATGCAGCTTCGAGCCGATGGCATGAAAACCGAGCCCGCATTTGCGGCTACACTCGGCATCGAGGCGAGTAATCCATATGAAACGCTGTTTGAGATGGCGGGTTGGTCGGACGAGGCCTTGGCCGCTTTGCTAAGGGAACGTGGATTCTAG
- a CDS encoding alpha/beta hydrolase, whose product MATVTTRDGVEIFYKDWGPKNAQPIMFHHGWPLSSDDWDTQMLFFLQHGYRVVAHDRRGHGRSAQVSEGHDMDHYAADAAAIVEHLDLRNVVHIGHSTGGGEATHYVAKHGQPQGRVAKLIIIGAVPPIMVKTAANPGGLPIEVFDGLRKALADNRSKFYIDLPSGPFYSYNRPGAQPIQAVINNWWRQGMMGGAKAHYDGIKVFSETDFTEDLKIITVPTLVMHGDDDQIVPIADSALLSAKLLKNSTLKVYEKFPHGMCTTHADVVNPDLLTFVKG is encoded by the coding sequence ATGGCCACTGTCACCACACGCGATGGCGTTGAGATCTTCTATAAGGACTGGGGTCCGAAGAACGCCCAGCCCATCATGTTCCACCACGGGTGGCCCCTGTCATCAGACGACTGGGACACGCAGATGCTGTTCTTCCTGCAGCACGGCTATCGCGTCGTTGCTCACGACCGGCGAGGGCATGGGCGCTCGGCACAGGTGAGCGAAGGTCATGACATGGATCATTATGCCGCCGACGCAGCAGCAATCGTCGAGCATCTTGATCTTAGAAATGTCGTGCATATAGGCCATTCCACCGGTGGTGGGGAAGCGACGCATTACGTGGCCAAGCATGGGCAGCCGCAAGGCAGGGTTGCCAAGCTGATCATTATCGGTGCGGTTCCCCCAATCATGGTGAAAACGGCAGCCAATCCCGGCGGCCTGCCAATCGAGGTGTTCGACGGACTGCGTAAGGCGCTGGCCGATAACCGTTCCAAATTCTATATAGATCTGCCGTCGGGTCCTTTCTACAGCTATAACCGGCCCGGCGCGCAGCCGATCCAGGCCGTCATCAACAATTGGTGGCGACAGGGCATGATGGGCGGCGCGAAGGCGCATTATGACGGGATCAAAGTCTTCTCCGAGACCGATTTCACGGAAGACCTGAAGATCATCACCGTACCCACGCTGGTTATGCACGGTGACGACGATCAGATCGTGCCGATCGCGGACTCCGCGCTTCTATCGGCAAAGCTGCTGAAGAACAGCACGCTGAAGGTCTACGAGAAGTTCCCCCACGGCATGTGCACGACCCATGCCGATGTGGTGAATCCCGATCTCCTGACCTTCGTGAAGGGCTGA
- a CDS encoding SDR family oxidoreductase yields the protein MKIVVIGGSGLIGSRTVTLLRDAGHEVLAASPGTGVNTLTGEGLSEALAGAEVVVDVANSPSFEPQAVLAFFEASGRNLLAAERAAGVRHHVALSIVGTDRMPDNAYFQAKVAQEKLVEGSGVPFSIVRATQFMEFLGAIADASVVDGIVRLPQGLFQPIAADDVAAIVAETATGAPRGEHFDIAGPDRAPFDWIVARYLEAIGDGRRVVSDREARYFGGTVVETSLVPLGEARLGRISLEGWLRGHRST from the coding sequence ATGAAAATCGTCGTTATCGGCGGTAGCGGACTAATCGGGTCGCGCACCGTCACCCTGCTGCGCGATGCAGGTCACGAAGTGCTCGCCGCCTCGCCTGGCACCGGCGTCAACACGCTCACTGGCGAAGGGCTCTCGGAAGCCCTTGCCGGCGCGGAAGTGGTGGTCGATGTTGCCAACTCACCCTCATTCGAACCGCAAGCGGTGCTCGCCTTCTTCGAGGCCTCGGGCCGTAATCTGCTCGCCGCCGAACGTGCGGCCGGTGTGCGCCATCATGTGGCTCTGTCGATCGTTGGCACGGACCGCATGCCTGACAACGCTTATTTCCAGGCCAAGGTGGCGCAGGAGAAGCTTGTCGAAGGCTCGGGCGTCCCCTTCAGCATCGTGCGCGCCACCCAGTTCATGGAATTCCTCGGCGCCATCGCCGATGCCAGTGTCGTCGATGGGATCGTCCGTCTACCGCAGGGTCTGTTCCAGCCGATTGCCGCGGACGATGTGGCAGCCATCGTAGCAGAAACCGCTACTGGCGCGCCGCGGGGCGAGCACTTCGACATCGCGGGCCCTGACCGTGCGCCTTTCGACTGGATCGTCGCGCGCTATCTCGAGGCGATCGGCGACGGCCGGCGGGTCGTGAGTGATCGCGAAGCGCGATATTTCGGCGGCACGGTCGTGGAGACGTCGCTGGTGCCGCTTGGCGAAGCGAGACTCGGTCGCATCTCGCTCGAAGGCTGGCTGCGCGGCCACCGATCCACCTGA
- a CDS encoding SOS response-associated peptidase, with protein sequence MMKATVFQSDAPLDERRVIIRRHDGDVEMVELPWGLRPRDGGPRAVDVVRSEGRTFPTHRCLVPASEFRHKNFSFSLANGDWFYFAGIWRPATEDWPEAYAILTIDANADIAPYHDRQMAVLTRDQRMAWLDCLLPEDEILRPLPGGTFRVKRHAGAPAQPMLAV encoded by the coding sequence ATTATGAAAGCGACCGTTTTCCAGTCCGACGCCCCGCTCGACGAGCGCCGCGTCATCATAAGACGCCACGACGGCGATGTGGAGATGGTGGAACTGCCTTGGGGGCTGCGTCCCCGAGACGGCGGACCGCGCGCCGTCGATGTCGTCCGGTCTGAAGGAAGGACGTTTCCAACCCATCGCTGCCTGGTGCCGGCGTCGGAGTTTCGTCATAAGAATTTCAGCTTCTCGCTCGCGAATGGCGACTGGTTCTATTTCGCGGGGATCTGGCGCCCGGCGACTGAGGATTGGCCTGAGGCATATGCCATCCTGACCATCGATGCGAATGCGGATATTGCGCCCTACCACGATCGTCAAATGGCGGTGCTGACGCGCGATCAACGCATGGCATGGCTCGATTGTCTTCTCCCGGAAGACGAAATCCTGCGGCCGCTGCCGGGAGGGACGTTCCGCGTCAAGCGCCACGCGGGCGCGCCTGCCCAGCCGATGCTGGCCGTCTAA
- a CDS encoding DNA polymerase Y family protein — translation MARVVSVFLPTLPTDRIRRADPSLSVETPLVVIAKSGSKRWIAAADQAALKLGLRVGMPAAKAQALVQGLMMIDADPTADLAALERLTLWALSQYSPVVALDPPDGIVMDTEGADHLQGGEDLMLSGLVNRFRGRGLAARAAIADTWGAAHALARSTDRETIIIPRGETAKAINRLPLSLLRLPADIVGSLRTLGFTSVGELAATPRAPLTLRFGPEVGRRLDQMFGRLAEPIDPIRPADLVEVHKSFAEPIGAAETIEKYVSRLVRQLCLKLEKRGLGVRRADLIVHRVDNTIQALRAGTAKPVRDIAWLTKLFKDRIEKIEPGFGIEKLSLAAILAEPLIETQSASSLIEEQVTDVTPLIDVLGNRGGQRIFRVAPVASDVPERSVQRIAPTAPEDGATWPLHWPRPSRLLAHPELIEVIALLPDHPPFSFTWRGKRRRVKRADGPERIFGEWWQRSSEWIAVRDYFVVEDDAGERFWIFRSGDGVDAETGSHKWFLHGVFA, via the coding sequence ATGGCCAGGGTCGTATCTGTCTTTCTTCCGACACTGCCGACCGACCGGATCAGGCGAGCCGATCCTTCGCTCTCGGTTGAAACACCGCTGGTGGTGATCGCCAAGAGCGGCTCGAAGCGATGGATTGCGGCAGCCGATCAGGCAGCGCTCAAGCTCGGCCTTCGTGTCGGCATGCCGGCCGCCAAGGCGCAGGCGCTCGTTCAAGGCCTGATGATGATCGATGCCGATCCGACGGCCGATCTCGCGGCACTCGAACGGCTGACGCTCTGGGCCTTGTCGCAATATTCTCCCGTCGTTGCCCTGGATCCTCCCGACGGCATCGTCATGGACACGGAAGGCGCCGACCATCTTCAGGGTGGCGAAGACCTTATGTTGTCAGGCCTCGTCAATCGCTTCCGCGGCCGCGGTCTTGCAGCGCGCGCGGCGATCGCCGACACCTGGGGTGCGGCGCATGCACTCGCTCGGTCGACCGATCGCGAGACGATCATCATTCCGCGCGGCGAAACCGCTAAAGCCATCAACCGGTTGCCGCTGTCATTGCTGCGGTTGCCGGCTGACATCGTCGGAAGCCTCCGCACCCTCGGCTTTACCAGCGTGGGCGAGCTTGCGGCCACGCCGCGAGCGCCGCTGACGCTGCGTTTCGGGCCGGAAGTCGGACGGCGCCTCGACCAGATGTTCGGCCGGCTCGCCGAGCCGATCGATCCCATTCGGCCGGCTGATCTGGTCGAGGTGCATAAATCCTTTGCCGAGCCGATCGGCGCAGCCGAAACGATCGAGAAATATGTGAGCCGCCTCGTGCGGCAGCTCTGTCTTAAGCTCGAAAAGCGCGGGCTTGGCGTGCGGCGCGCCGACCTCATTGTTCATCGGGTCGACAACACCATCCAGGCGCTCCGGGCAGGCACGGCCAAACCTGTCCGCGACATCGCCTGGCTGACAAAACTGTTCAAGGATCGCATCGAGAAGATCGAGCCTGGCTTCGGTATCGAGAAGCTCAGCCTCGCCGCCATCCTCGCTGAGCCGCTCATCGAAACACAGTCGGCGTCATCGCTGATCGAAGAGCAGGTAACCGATGTGACGCCGCTCATCGATGTGCTCGGCAATCGCGGCGGCCAGCGGATTTTCCGGGTGGCACCCGTGGCAAGCGATGTCCCGGAACGCAGCGTGCAGCGGATCGCGCCGACGGCGCCGGAAGACGGCGCCACCTGGCCGTTGCATTGGCCGAGACCGTCGCGGCTTCTGGCCCATCCCGAACTGATCGAAGTGATTGCGCTTCTGCCCGATCATCCGCCGTTCTCCTTTACGTGGCGCGGCAAGCGGCGCCGGGTGAAACGCGCCGACGGCCCGGAGCGGATTTTTGGCGAATGGTGGCAACGCAGCTCGGAATGGATCGCCGTTCGTGACTACTTCGTCGTCGAGGACGATGCCGGCGAGCGCTTCTGGATTTTCCGATCCGGCGATGGCGTCGATGCGGAAACCGGATCGCACAAATGGTTCCTGCATGGAGTGTTTGCGTGA